From Bacteroidales bacterium, one genomic window encodes:
- a CDS encoding ABC transporter substrate-binding protein produces the protein MKGYNKFAALCALALFSFAISLPATTYAQVPVTISKEIVKVNGKLMYAHGVKKQETLYSISKAYKVTIEELQKYNPALANGLKEGTLLYIPVNPEEDATVKTADNEKSAKNNKDADNSIQSSKNQSANVQGSTNGKPVGDNKYIVHEVKWYEDLDDIANEFHVDKSVLIKENNITDPTLKGVQTLRIPIAAINSKSTDSAASGKKNNSQAASKQDNSAVSNKQEIAERNVNAGSENVAAGSVPVKVAIILPLNSKSAKPNTNYMDFYAGALLAINDLKESGANVTVNTLDQSEFSSSQAMINSGKLTGCNLIIGPVRSSSIRDFIPYINKHAIPLVSPLDPSADSLVNKSKYLFQVPPTVNTQFRNLVMEAKNEYETSPNGNVVVIYQNGGNDKWAANEVMQLLKKEGIKFTEIAYTILQGRTIGSTFKQKIAADKENIVIVPSYNEAFVSDVLRNLDILEMNDKISLYGTPKWRSFEAVDVSEYNKFELKLSMPYYVDFSNEDVQRFTKQFRALYNTEPSANSFNGYDVTKFFSLQIINGLNSGINNEDELEKGEMLQQSFGFRRKNSNAGFENVSTTGITYKTDYTVTKD, from the coding sequence ATGAAGGGTTATAATAAATTTGCGGCGCTATGCGCGCTTGCTTTGTTTTCATTTGCAATATCCTTGCCCGCAACAACTTACGCACAAGTACCTGTTACCATTTCTAAAGAGATAGTAAAGGTTAACGGAAAGCTTATGTATGCGCATGGAGTAAAAAAACAGGAGACGCTTTACTCAATAAGCAAAGCATACAAGGTTACCATAGAGGAGCTGCAAAAATATAATCCCGCTCTGGCAAACGGACTGAAGGAGGGAACTCTGCTATATATCCCTGTAAATCCTGAAGAGGATGCAACTGTTAAAACTGCTGATAATGAGAAATCTGCAAAGAATAACAAGGATGCGGACAACTCAATTCAAAGCAGTAAAAATCAGAGTGCAAATGTTCAGGGCAGCACAAACGGAAAACCTGTCGGCGACAATAAATACATAGTACATGAAGTTAAGTGGTATGAAGATTTGGATGACATTGCAAATGAGTTCCATGTAGATAAGAGCGTGCTGATTAAAGAGAATAATATCACAGACCCTACCTTAAAAGGAGTTCAGACGCTTCGCATACCAATTGCTGCAATAAACAGCAAATCAACAGATTCTGCAGCAAGCGGCAAAAAAAATAATTCACAGGCAGCAAGCAAACAAGATAATTCTGCAGTCAGCAACAAGCAGGAGATTGCAGAGCGCAACGTAAATGCCGGCAGTGAAAATGTAGCGGCAGGCTCCGTCCCCGTTAAAGTTGCAATAATACTTCCGCTTAACAGCAAGAGCGCAAAGCCAAATACAAATTACATGGATTTTTACGCGGGAGCTCTTTTGGCTATTAATGATTTAAAGGAATCAGGCGCAAATGTCACAGTTAATACTTTGGACCAGAGTGAATTCAGCTCTTCACAGGCAATGATAAATTCCGGGAAGCTTACCGGCTGCAATCTAATCATAGGCCCTGTAAGAAGCTCTAGCATAAGAGATTTCATACCTTACATAAACAAGCACGCTATTCCCCTTGTATCACCGCTGGACCCTTCCGCAGATTCTCTTGTAAACAAAAGCAAGTATTTATTTCAGGTTCCTCCAACAGTAAATACTCAATTCCGCAACTTGGTTATGGAGGCAAAAAATGAATACGAGACATCTCCAAATGGCAACGTAGTTGTCATCTATCAAAATGGAGGAAATGATAAATGGGCCGCAAATGAAGTGATGCAACTGCTTAAAAAAGAGGGAATTAAATTCACCGAGATTGCGTATACAATCCTGCAGGGAAGAACTATCGGGAGTACCTTTAAACAGAAAATTGCAGCGGACAAAGAGAACATTGTTATTGTGCCCAGCTACAATGAGGCTTTTGTGAGCGACGTTTTAAGGAATCTTGACATTCTGGAGATGAATGATAAAATTTCTCTTTACGGCACTCCAAAATGGAGGTCATTTGAAGCTGTGGATGTCTCTGAGTATAACAAGTTTGAACTTAAGCTGTCCATGCCTTACTATGTAGATTTTTCTAACGAGGACGTTCAGAGATTTACAAAACAATTCAGAGCGCTTTATAATACGGAGCCTTCCGCAAATTCATTTAACGGATACGATGTTACAAAGTTCTTCTCCCTGCAAATTATCAACGGTTTAAACTCCGGCATTAATAATGAAGATGAGCTGGAGAAGGGTGAAATGTTGCAGCAAAGTTTTGGATTCCGCCGGAAAAACAGCAATGCCGGCTTTGAGAATGTCTCAACAACCGGCATCACGTATAAAACAGATTATACTGTAACCAAGGATTAA